The genomic region CTCCCGCACCCCGGCCAGATAGCCCGGCGGCGGAACCAGCACCCCGGCCTCGCCCTGGATCGGCTCCATCAGCACCGCGACGGTGTTCTCCGTCATCGCTCCGGAGAGCGCGGTGAGATCCCCGTACGGCACGATCTCGAACCCCGGGGTGTACGGCCCGAAGTCGGCCCGCGCCTCCTGGTCCGTGGAGAAGCTGACGATCGTGGTCGTCCTGCCGTGGAAGTTGTCGGCGGCGACGATGATCTTCGCCATGCCGTCCGGGACACCCTTGACGCGGTAGCCCCACTTGCGCGCCGTCTTCACAGCCGTCTCCACGGCCTCCGCCCCGGTGTTCATGGGGAGGACCATCTCCATGCCGCAGAGCTCGGCGAGCCGCGTACAGAACTCCGCGAACCGGTCGTGGTGGAAGGCGCGGGAGGTCAGTGTCACGCGTTCGAGCTGAGCCTTGGCCGCGTCGATCAGGCGCCTGTTGCCGTGCCCGAAGTTGAGCGCCGAGTAGCCGGCGAGCATGTCGAGGTAACGGCGCCCCTCGACGTCGGTCATCCAGGCGCCGTCCGCCGACGCGACGACGACGGGCAACGGGTGGTAGTTGTGCGCGCTGTGCGCCTCGGCGGAGGCGATGGCGGTTTCCGTGGTCGACACGGGATCTCCGTTCGTCGTGCGGCGGGGGCGGGGGTGGTGCCCACTTTGTATCGTCGGTCGGATTCGGGACCTGGAAACCTTCCGTGCGCGGCGCGCCTCGCGGTCACCGCGCGCACGCCCTGCCGGGGCGCACCGTGTTTCTCGTCTCATCCGTCGCGGCGCCCCGGTCCGCGCCCGGGTGATGACCGGGCGCCCGTCTCCGCCGCACCCCCGGCCGGGCCCCCTCCCACGGCCTCACATCTTTCCCGCACCGGTTGCCGGAGATCGGTTCCGCACCTGAGACAATGGCTCCATGGCCTCTGATCGACCCCGCGTGCTTTCCGGAATCCAGCCCACCGCAGGCTCGTTCCACCTCGGCAACTACCTCGGTGCGGTCCGCCAGTGGGTGGCGCTGCAGGAGTCCCACGACGCCTTCTACATGGTGGTGGACCTGCACGCGATCACCGTGCCGCAGGACCCGAAGGAGCTCCGGGCCAACACCCGGCTCGCCGCCGCCCAGTTGCTGGCGGCCGGGCTCGATCCGGAGCGGTGCACGCTCTTCGTCCAGAGCCATGTCCCCGAGCACGCCCAGCTCGGCTGGATCATGAACTGCCTCACCGGCTTCGGCGAGGCCTCCCGCATGACGCAGTTCAAGGACAAGTCCGCGAAGCAGGGCGCCGACCGGGCGACCGTGGGCCTCTTCACCTACCCGGTCCTCCAGGTCGCCGACATCCTGCTCTACCAGGCCAACCAGGTCCCGGTCGGCGAGGACCAGCGCCAGCACATCGAGCTCACCCGGGACCTCGCCGAGCGTTTCAACGGCCGCTTCGGCGAGACGTTCACGATCCCGGCGCCGTACATCCTCAGGGAGACGGCGAAGATCTTCGACCTGCAGGACCCGTCGATCAAGATGAGCAAGTCGGCTTCCACGCCGAAGGGCCTGATCAACCTCCTCGACGACCCGAAGGTCACCGCCAAGAAGGTCAGGAGCGCGGTGACCGACACGGACACGGTGATCCGCTACGACACGGAGAAGAAGCCCGGGGTCAGCAACCTCCTGAGCATCTACTCCACCCTCACCGGCACCGCCGTCACGGACCTTGAACAGAAGTACGAGGGCAAGGGCTACGGCGCGCTCAAGACCGACCTCGCCGAGGTCATGGTGGAGTTCGTCACCCCGTTCCGGACCCGGACCCAGGAGTACCTGGACGACCCGGAGACCCTGGACGCCCTGCTGGCCAAGGGGGCCGAGAAGGCCAGGACCGTCGCGGCCGAGACGCTGGCGCAGACCTATGACCGGATGGGTCTTCTGCCTGCGAAGCACTGAGTCCAAGGACCCTGGCGGGACCACGGCCGAAGGGGCCACACTGGCGTCGGCACGACCGAAGAACGACCATCGAAGATTGAGGAGAACGATGTGGGGACCGTAACGCTTGGCGTTTCGATCGCGGTCCCGGAGCCGTACGGCAGCCTGCTCCAGGAGCGGCGCGCGAGCTTCGGGGACCCTGCCGCGTACGGCATCCCCACCCACGTCACCCTTCTTCCGCCGACCGAGGCCGAGGCGGCCGACCTGCCGGCGATCGAGACCCACCTCTCCCAGATCGCCACGGCCGGCC from Streptomyces sp. QL37 harbors:
- the rocD gene encoding ornithine--oxo-acid transaminase, with amino-acid sequence MSTTETAIASAEAHSAHNYHPLPVVVASADGAWMTDVEGRRYLDMLAGYSALNFGHGNRRLIDAAKAQLERVTLTSRAFHHDRFAEFCTRLAELCGMEMVLPMNTGAEAVETAVKTARKWGYRVKGVPDGMAKIIVAADNFHGRTTTIVSFSTDQEARADFGPYTPGFEIVPYGDLTALSGAMTENTVAVLMEPIQGEAGVLVPPPGYLAGVREMTRERNVLFIADEIQSGLGRTGRTFACEHEGVVPDMYVLGKALGGGVVPVSAVVSSSAVLGVYRPGEHGSTFGGNPLACAVALEVIAMLRTGEFQQRAAELGDHLHHELGLLAGGAVEAVRGRGLWAGVDVSPALGTGREISEKLMDRGVLVKDTHGSTIRIAPPLVISKEDLDWGLDQLRGVLAG
- the trpS gene encoding tryptophan--tRNA ligase; amino-acid sequence: MASDRPRVLSGIQPTAGSFHLGNYLGAVRQWVALQESHDAFYMVVDLHAITVPQDPKELRANTRLAAAQLLAAGLDPERCTLFVQSHVPEHAQLGWIMNCLTGFGEASRMTQFKDKSAKQGADRATVGLFTYPVLQVADILLYQANQVPVGEDQRQHIELTRDLAERFNGRFGETFTIPAPYILRETAKIFDLQDPSIKMSKSASTPKGLINLLDDPKVTAKKVRSAVTDTDTVIRYDTEKKPGVSNLLSIYSTLTGTAVTDLEQKYEGKGYGALKTDLAEVMVEFVTPFRTRTQEYLDDPETLDALLAKGAEKARTVAAETLAQTYDRMGLLPAKH